The following is a genomic window from Pseudomonas sp. FP2335.
AACAGCTTCGGGCAGACCAACAGCAGCAACGGGGTGACCGCCATCGAGAGGGTGATGGTCAGCACCAGTACATCGTAGAGATGAGGTTCGAACAGGCCCTGGTCGCGACCGATCTTGAACACCACGAAGGCAAATTCACCGCCTGCCGCCAACACCACGCCCAGGCGCAGGGCGCTTTCGCGGTTGAGGTCGCCCACCAGGCGGCCGACGGCGTAGAGCAGGGGTAATTTCAGGCCGATCAGCAGCAGGGTCAGGCCGATCACCAGCAGTGGGCTGCTGAGCAGCAAGCTGAGGTTGGCGCCCATGCCCACGCTGATGAAGAACAGCCCCAGCAGCAGGCCCTTGAACGGCTCGATCTGGGATTCGAGTTCGTGACGGTATTCCGAATCCGCCAGCAGCAGCCCGGCGAGGAAGGCGCCGAGGGCCATCGACACGCCCACCAGTTCCATCAACCATGCGGTGCCGATGACCACCAGCAGGGCGGTGGCGGTGGACACTTCGCGCAGGCCGGTCTTGGCCACCACGCGAAACACCGGCCGCAACAGGTAGCGCCCGCCGATGATCACCACGGCGATACTGCCGAGGATCTGCAACACATGCTGCAAGCCCTGGGCCTCAGTGGTCGGATGATCGCTGCCGGCCAGCAACGGCACCATGGCGATCAACGGGATGGCTGCGATGTCCTGGAACAGCAGAATGGCAAAGGCCAGGCGCCCATGGGGCTGGTTCAGTTCCTTGCGTTCGGCCAGGCTTTGCAGGCCGAAGGCGGTGGACGACAACGCCAGGCCCAGGCCCAGCACGATCGCGCTGTTCCACGACTGGCCAAACAGCCACAAGGCTACAGCGCCCATCACCAGGCCGGTGAGCAACACCTGGGCCAGGCCGACGCCGAACACCGCCTTGCGCATCACCCACAGACGCTTGGGCGACAGTTCCAGGCCGATGATGAACAGCAGCAACACCACGCCCAACTCGGAAAATTGCGCGACGCTTTGCGGGTTACCCACCAACCCGAGGACTGACGGACCGATGATCACGCCAGCGAACAGGTAGCCCAGCACCGCGCCCAATTGCAGGCGCTTGGCCAGGGGCACGGTCAATACGGCGGCGAGCAGGAACACCACCGCTGCTTGTAACAGGTTGCCTTCATGGGGCATTGGGAACTCCAGGATCTTTAGAGCGAATCAACAGGAGCGTATTAGAGCGCTTTTTACATTTCGAGAATTGTGTTTTTGCGGTGAGTGATGCATGTGGCGTGTCCTTGAGCCAGGAGAGCCTGGCCAAACTATTGAATATCAATCAGGCGGCGGTCTCCAAGATGGAGCGCCGCACCGACATGTACATCAGTACATTGCGAGACTACATCCGTGCGATGGGCGGCGACTTGGAGATTATCGCGACGTTTCCAGACGGCCAGGTCAAGATCGATAACTTTGCCTATTGAAGGCTACCCGGCCCTGTGCCGGGTTTGCGTTTCACCGGCCAGCGATACAACCCCACCCCCAACCCCACCAGAATGACAGCCATCGAAACCAGCTCCAGCCAGGAAACCCGCTCCCCAATGATCAGCATCGAACTGGCGATCCCAAACACCGGGATCAGCAGCGACAGCGGTGCCACCGTCGATACCGGGTACGCCTTGAGCAATGAGTTCCAGCCCCAGTAGGCAAAGTGCGTGGCCAGGTAGACCTGGAACAGGATCGAGCCGATGGCCGTGGCGTCCAGGTGGGCGGGCAGGCTTTCGAACGCAGCGTTGCCGTGCATCCACCAGGCCATCAGGAACAGCGGGATCGGTGGAAACAGGCTGGCCCAGACCATGAACGCGAAGATTTCCTTCACCCCTGAGCGTTTGATGATCACGTTGCCCACGCTCCACGCCAGTGCGCTGAGTACGATCAGCATGACCCCCAGCACCGCGTGGCTACCCTCCTGGGTGACGACAATGCCCGCCAGGCCGAGCAAAGTCAGCCCGGCGCCGACCAGTTGGGCGTCACGCAGGGTTTCGTTGAACAGCACCACGCCCCAGCCGAGGGTGAAGAACACGCTGAGCTGGATGATCAGCGAAGCGATGCCGGGGCTCACGCCTATCTGGATGCCGTAGTTGATCACGCCCCACATGCCCAAGCCGAAAATCACCCCGTAAGCCGCTACATAGGCGAAGTGCACGGCGGGGCGTCGGATGAAGAACACCAGCGGCAAGGCGGCGAGGGCGAAGCGGATGCCGGTGAGTACGAAGGGGTCGATACCGCGCAGGCCAAGCTTGGTAATGGGAAAGTTCAAACCCCAGACCAGAGTGACGAGGATGGCAAGTGCCAGGTGTTTCTTGAGCATGGTCGTTCCCTTGAGCTGGCTGGCGTGTCCAAAGGCAACGATGGTAGGCGGCGTTCTCATGGCCCGCTTGCTATGCCAGGTCATGTTTTGACAAAATCGGGCCATGATCCCGACCTTCACCCACGATGACCCCGAAGCCGTAGTGACGCTGCACGAATATGCCTCGGGCACCGTGTTTGCGCGCCACGCCCACAGCCGTGGCCAGTTCGCCTATGCGTCCACGGGGGCGATGAAGATGTTTACCGACCTTGGCAATTGGGTGGTGCCGCCGCAGCGGGCGATCTGGGTGCCCGGCGGCGTGCCCCATGAAATGCACATGCGTGGCGATGTGGTCATGCTCAACACCTATCTCTCTGACGCCGCTGCCCGGCGCGCAGGTTTGCAGGGGCATTGCCAGGTGTTCGAGGTGTCGCCGCTGCTGCGCCATTTGCTGGAGGCGGCACTGGCGATTGATCCGGCGGCGGGGCCCAGTGTCAGGCAGCATTGCGTGCTGACGTTGCTGGTGGATGAAATCGGTGCCATGCCAGAGCTGCCCCTCAGCGCGCCGCTGCCGTTAGAGCCTCGGCTCGCCCGCGCCTGCCAGCGCTTCCTGGACGCGCCCACGCAGACCATCGCCCTCGACACCATGGCCGAATGGTCAAGCATGAGCCGGCGCACCTTTACCCGTCAGTTCCTTGAACACACTGGCATGACCTTCGTGGCCTGGCGCCAGCAGGTGTGCCTGCTGGAAGCCACCGCGCGGCTCAGCCACGGTGCCTCGATTACCGACGTGGCGCTGGCATTGGGCTTCAGCAGCTCCAGCGCATTTACCTCGGTGTTCCGGCGCAACGTGGGGGAGGCGCCGGCGCGCTACCTGGCCAAATCAAGGGCGGCGGCGTTGTTCTGATCGTTCATCGGTCAGGATTCACCGTTGCGCCGGCCACGCTTTGTTACTATCGCCGTCCATCGTCACCAGGAGTCACCGGCCCATGCAGCACCAGTGGGATGAAATGCACCGCACCCGCAAGCCCACCTTTGTGTTGTGTGGCGAGCCCCAGGGGGATGTGCTCAATCTCTACGTTCACGGTTATTCGGCCTTCTTCAACCGTCAGCAACTGGGTAATTTCAAGGCGCAACTGGCGAGTATCGAAGGCTCGACCAATGTGATGCTGTTCTGGCCGGCCGGGCATTTTCTGGAAAACCTGTTCGCGCCGTTCAAGGAGGTGATCGCTGCGATGCTCGGCGGCGGTGGCCTGGGCGCCGCTACCGTGGGGGTGGGCAAGGCGATTGCGTATTTTCTCGACCATTACAAAAGTGTTGAGGCGCGTGTCGACGAAGTCGCCCAGACCCTGTTGCCTGAACTGGCCAACTTTCTGCACGCCGAGGCCCTGCCGGTGCGGCGCATCAACCTGATCGGGCATTCCCTCGGCGCGCGGATTCTGGTCAAAAGCCTGTTGGCCAGCCCTGAGGTGGCTCGTGAACTGCCGTTGAATCACTTGCTGCTGATGGGCGGGGCGATCTGTACGTCGAGCCCATGGGATCAAGTCTCGGCGCCGCTGCAGGGCCGGCTGATCAACTGCCATTCCAGCAAGGATTGGGCACTGGCGATCAAGCCGGACAACGAGCGCTGCATCGGTCGTTATGCCATCCCGCTCACGCCCGCCCTCAAGCCCAAGGTCACCAATGTGCACCTGGCAACTTTCGATCACGCCGCCTACTGGCCGCAGCTTAAAACGGTGGTGCAATACACCGACCTGTTGCAGGAACGGCGCGGCATGATCCGCGCCGACCAGCGCAGCAGCGAGGTGCGCTTTGCCGAAGAGGACGCCGAACTGTTCCCGGCACTGGTGCAGGCGCGGCCGGATGAGTTGAAGTTCCTTGCCGAACTGATGGCGCAAAAACGCAGCGCGTCGATTGATGCCAGCGTGCGCGAGCCGCTGAAACTGGCCATCGAGCTGCAACGCATGGGCGGCGACAGCTTTATGAACCTGGCCCGTGGCCATGGCGTGGGGTATCGACAGATCGCCGAGGATGTCGCGCAACGGCTGGGGATCAAGTTTGATCAGCCGGTTGCAACCGTGGCGTTGGCGGACATCGAGGCACAGGTCGCGCAGCAGCTCATCGAACAATACAAGGGCAAACTCAACAGCGCTGACCGGCAAGCCTTCGACGCCGAACTCAAGGCCGCGGCGCAAAAAGAGCAGGGCTTGTTCAATCGTTTCGACATGGGCCGCTCGGCGACCACGGCGTTGAGTGGCACGGCGCTGGCCGGGCTCACCGGTTTCATCCTGCGGCGCGGTGCGGCCACGGCGATTCCGCTGGTGGGCCAGGCGTTGGCGGCCGCGATGTTGCTGGTGAGCGGGGTGCGTGCATTTTCCGGCCCGGCCTATTCGATTACCACCTTGGCGGTGCTGGTGGTCGGCGTGATCCGTCAGCGCATGGAGCGCGAGGCGCTGAACCAGGAAATGGACCTGGTGGTGCAAGTCGTGGAAGCGTTTGACCTGCCCAGGGACACGGTAATGCGCACGGTCGCGTCCGACTGCTAAGCTGCGCGCCTGTCTAGTGTGTTTGCCTGGGATACCGTGTGAAATTCAGCCTGCCGAAAATTGCCACCGCCCCGTTCTGCCCGCCGGAAGTGGCCGGCTCCGTTGCCGTCGACCCCAAGGCTTCGTTCTTCAAGCGCATGCTGATGTTCGCCGGCCCCGGCCTGTTGATCTCCATCGGCTATATGGACCCCGGCAACTGGGCCACGGCCATCGAGGCCGGTTCACGTTACGGCTACAGCCTGTTGTTCGTGGTGCTGCTGGCCAGCCTGGCGGGGATGGCGGTGCAGTGCTTGTGCTCGCGGCTGGGCATCGCCACTGGCAAGGACCTCGCGCAACTGTGCCGCGAGCGCTACAGCCGGCGCTCTGCCCGCACCCAGTGGGCGCTGGCGGAAATCTCCATCATTGCCACCGACCTGGCCGAAGTGCTCGGCTGCGCCCTGGCGTTTCACTTGCTGCTGGGGGTGTCGCTGACCACCGGCATTGTCATCACCGCCTTCGATACGCTGCTGATCCTGGCCCTGCAGAACCGAGGCTTCCGGCGCCTGGAAGCGATCATGCTGGCGCTGGTGGCGACCATCGGCGTGTGTTTCTTTATCGAACTGGTGCTGATCAAACCGTATTGGCCGGATGTGTTCAGCGGCTTTACGCCGTCACTCTCGGCGATCAGCGACGCTGCGCCGTTGTACCTGGCCATCGGTATTCTCGGCGCGACGGTCATGCCGCATAACCTCTACCTGCACACCTCGATCGTGCAGACCCGTCTGATCGGCAAGGACCTCGCCAGCAAACAGGACGCGGTCAAACTGGCGCGCATCGACACCATCGGCTCGCTGGCCCTGGCCTTGCTGGTCAATGCCGCGATCCTGACCCTCGCCGCCGCCGCGTTCTACAAGAGTGGCCACACCGATGTGGTCGAGATCCAGGACGCCTACCATCTGCTCGACCCATTGGTGGGCGGCGCGTTTGCCAGCATTCTGTTCGGCATCGCCTTGCTGGCGTCGGGGCAAAGCTCGACGTTCACCGGCACCATTGCCGGGCAGGTGATCATGGAGGGTTACCTCAACCTGCGCATTCCCTGCTGGCAACGCCGCCTGATCACCCGCGGCCTGGCGCTGATCCCGGCGTTCCTCGGCGTGTGGCTGATGGGCGATGCGGCCATCGGCAAGCTGTTGATCCTCAGCCAGGTGGTGCTCAGCCTGCAATTGCCGTTTGCGTTGTTCCCGCTGATCCGCATGACCGGAGACAAGCAGCTAATGGGGCCGTTTGTGAACCGGCTGCCGACGCGGGTGTTGGCGTGGTTTCTGTTTACCGTGATCAGCGGGGCGAATGCGTGGTTGATTGGGCAGTGGCTGTTTTAAATCATCGATCCCAATACGGCACGGTCCCAAAACACTCCACAAAGTAATCAATCACCGTGCGCACCTTCAGCGACAACCGCCGGCTCCCCGGCCATAGTGCGGCGATCTGCTGCGGCTCCAGTGTGGTCGCCACTTCGTATTCGCTCAGCACCGCCTGCAAGGTGCCGGCGCGCAAGCCTTCGCCGATCAGCCAGGAGGGGAACACGACCAGCCCAAGGCCTTGTTCGGCGGCGTGGGTGAGAGTGTCGGCGTGGTTGCCGGTGATCGGGCCCTTGACGCTGTAGGGCGTCCAGTCGCTGCCGGCGCGGCGGAAGAACCAGCGTTGTTGGCCGGTGATGCCTTTGTAGGCCAGGCATTGGTGGTGGACGAGTTCGTCGGGGTGCTGCGGTGTGCCGTGTCGGGCCAGGTAGGCGGGGCTGGCGGCGATGCGAAAGCGCTGCGGGGCGAAGATGCGCGCCTGCATGCCTGAGTTGTTGAGCACGCCGATGCGAAACAGCAGGTCGGTGCCGTCTTGCAGCGGGTCGACGTAGGTGTCGGTCTGCTGGATGTCCAGTTGCAGCTTGGGATAGCGTCGGCACAGTTCGCCGAGCCACGGTGACAGGTGGCGCTGGCCGAACACCATCGGTGCGTTGATACGTACCAGGCCGCTGGGTTCGCTCTCCTGTTCCTGCAGGGCCTGGCCGGCGGTTTCCAGTTGTTCCAGCAACAGTCGCGCATGATGCCCGAGCAGGCGCCCGGCCTCGGTCGGGCTGACCGCTCGGGTGTGGCGGTAAAGTAACTGCTGGCCCAGGGCGTGCTCCATCAGCTGGATCTGCCGGGAAATGGAGGAGGGTGCCAGGCTTTCCCGGCGGGCCACTTCGGAAAAGCTGCCGTGGTCGAGCACCGCGACGAACAGGCGCAGCGCCTTGAAACTCAATTCATTCAAACCCATGCATCATGACTCCGTGCTGTGCGTTTTGCGCAAAGGTGTTGTCGGCATGCTCCCATTTATTGCATAGCACGGCCACCGGATAATGCGCGCCATGGTTCCTTTCTTGAAACGCAGGTGATGTATGCAGGCAAGTTCTATCGAGGGTGTGGCGTCGGCCCGTCCGAAACATAACCTTCTGCGGCTGTTGTTGCTGCCGTTGGTGATCCTGGCGGGCATGGGCCTGTCGGTGGAGGCAGGCTTGCTCGGGCCGCTGGGCCAGCAAGTCGGGCATTTGTGGGCGACGTTGAGCATCTTTGGCGTTGGTTCGGCGATCTTGTACGTGCTCTTGTTGTTCAGCGGCCCGCAAAAGGGCCCGGCGCTGGCCGACCTGCCGCGCTGGCAATTGATCGGCGGGTTCCTCGGGCCGATGTACGTGGTGGTGTTGACCCTGGCTACGCCGCATATCGGCATCGCGATGACCATGGTCGCGATTTTGTCCGGGCAGGTCGGCAAGAGCGTGCTGATCGACCATTTCGGTTGGTTCGGCACCGCGCGCAAGCGGGTCAACGGCGAGCGCTGGATAGCCCTGGCGTTGATTGTGGTGGCACTTGTTCTGATTGCACGAGGGTAAGGCGATGAATCTGATTCTATTGTTGGTACTGGTCATTGCCGCCGGTGCGGTATTGAGTGTGCAGGCCGCGATCAACGGGCGCCTGGGCCAGACGGTCGGCGTGTTGCGCAGCAGCTTGCTGACCTTTGCCGTCGGTGCGCTCAGCACGGCGCTGCTGATTTTCTTCTTCGAGCCCGCCCAGGCCGTCAGCTTGCTGGACGTGCCGAAATGGCAACTGACCGGCGCCTTGTTCGGCGTGGTGTACATGTTGGTGATGGTCGGCGCGGTGCCTGTGGTCGGCACCGCCGTGGCGACGGTGGCCGTGATCGTCGGTCAATTGGGCATGGGCATGTTGATCGACAACTTCGGCTGGCTGGGCAACCCGGCGATTGAGTTATCCGGGAACCGGATTGTGGCGATGGTCTGTCTGGCACTGGCATTGGTGTTCATGTATCGCAGCAATACTCGCCAGGCCGACTGATGTGGTCAAAGAAATGTGGGAGCAACTGTTGAGCTTTAGCGAGGCTGAGAAGGCGGTGGCATTGCTGGTAGAGGTGTTGGCTGAACCACCGCTTTCGCGGGCAAGCCCGCTCCCACAGGTGATTGGTGTTGATGGATAGTGAGTGTTCGGCTAGAGATCGCCCAGGCACTGCCAATCCCCAGTGGGAGCTGTCGAGCTTTAGCGAGGCTGCGAAGGCGGCGGCACTGCTGGTAGAGAGGTTGCGCCGCAACCATAGAATCTCCCACACCCACACAATCCCGTTCCCACATCGGAAAATAGCTCGGATTGTCGAGCGTCGCTGATTACCATGAGCACTCACTCCTGACTGATGTGCTCCCCATGGCCCTGGCCGCACCCCCCGACCTCAGTGATCATGCCGTTCCCGTGCAGCCCCTGGCACGCACCTATCCGCGTGGGTTGTATGTGGAGCCCCATAGCCATGACTGGGGTCAATTGCTCTACGCCATGAGCGGCGTGATGTGGGTCGAAACCCCGCGCGAAGCCCTGGTGGTGCCGCCCCAGCGTGCTGTCTGGTTGCCGCCGGGGGTGGAGCATGGGATTCGCGTGGTGTCGGAGTTGCAGATGCGCAATATCTACCTGCGCCCCGCATTGGCAGCGACGCTGGACAGCCAGGTGCAGGTGATCGAGGTCGGCGGGCTGCTGCGCGAACTGATCGTGACCTTGGTGGACGAGGGCGACAGCGGTGATGCCGGCTACTACGACGCGGTGGTGCGTCTGGCGTTGCTGGAATTGCAACGGGCGCGGCGCTCGCCAATCCGCATCGCCATGCCGATGGACGCCGACCGTCGTCTAAGCAATGCGTGCCAGGCGGTGATGGTCGCACCATCCCTGGACATCTCCTTCGAACAACACGCCGCAGCCGCCGGGGCCAGCGTGCGTACCTTGTCGCGGTTGTTCCAAAGCCACCTGGGCATGGGCTTCGCCGAATGGCGTCGCCAGGTGCAACTGGCCACGGCGGTCGCGGAGTTGATCCAGGGCCAATCGGTGAGCAGTATCGCGCGCGCTCTGGGTTACTCGCCAAGCAGTTTCAGCGACATGTTCCGCCGCGCACTCGGTGTGGCGCCGTCGCACTATGTCGGCTGAGGAATTGGCCGAAATCCTGAAGCACTTGGCCGATGCGTGAGGAGGGCGGGCTCTAGACTGAGCCCATCAACCTACAAGGCGCCACCCCATGAACTACCTCATTTCTCTCGCCATCGGCCTGTTTGTCGGCGTGATCTACGGCGCCTTGGACTTCCGCTCGCCCGCGCCGCCGGCCATCGCCCTGGTGGGTTTGATGGGCATGTTGCTCGGCGAAAAGCTCTGGCCCCTGGGTCGGCAGCTGGTCAGCGGTTGGTGGTCCTGATTTCCCTTTTCCCTGCGATGGATATTGGTCATGAAAGCACTGCAATTTTCCGCTACCGGCGACCTCAACGCCCTGCGCTTCGTCGACGTCGCCACCCCGGTGCCGGGCGCCGATGAAGTGCTGGTGCAGATCAAGGCGGCAGGCTTGAACCCCAGCGATGTGAAAAACCTGCTTGGGCGTTTCCCTTACACCACGTTGCCGCGCATTCCCGGACGTGACTTCGCTGGCGTTGTCGTCGAAGGTCCGCAGGCGTTGCTTGGCCAGGAAGTCTGGGGCACCGGTCGCGACCTCGGTTTTTTTGCCGACGGTTCTCATGCCGAATACCTGAAGGTGGCGGCCAACGGCGTGGCCCGCAAGCCCAGCCATCTGAGCTTCGCCCAAGCCGCCAGCCTTGGTGTTCCCTACACTACCGCCTGGGATGCCCTGGAGCGCAGCGGTGTGGGCAAAGGCACGCGCTTGCTGGTGATTGGTGCCAATGGCGCCGTCGGCGGTGCGGCCTTGGCCCTGGCGAAAATCCGTGGCGCCCAGGTGCTGGCGGCGGTACGGCGCCCGGAGCAGGTTGAGGCATTGCAAGGGCAGGGGGTAGACACGATTGCCCTGGGGCAGCCGGAGGACTTGGGTGCACAGGTCAACCGCGTGTTCACCGGCGGTGCCGATGTGATCTTCGACACCACTGGCTTCTGGCTGCCGGCGGCCGTGGCCGGTCTGGCGCCGTTTGGCCGTATCGCGATCATCGCCGCGCCGCTGGACGGTCATGTGCAACTGCCAGCCCTGGCCTTGTACCGCAAGGGCGGGTCGGTGGTGGGGATCAATTCGTTGCTCTACAACTGCGAGCAATGCGCGCGGATGCTGGAGCAGTTCGGGCGGTTTTTTGATGAGGGGTCGCTGCCGCTGCCGACGGGGTTGCGGGAAGTGGCGTTGGCCGATGGTTTGGTGAGCTATGAGGAAGTGAACAGCGGCAGTGCAGACAAGATCATCTTCTTGCCTTAATGCCATTCAAATGAGGGAGGGGCGAGCCCCCTCCCACAGCTTGATCCCTATCAGGCCTCGGGAACGCCGTTTTCCCACGCCGACCAGTTCTTGAGGATCGCCTGTACCAGCGGGTTACCCGTGCGATACAGGTTCTCCAGCGCCGGCACGAACCCACCCTGGTCCGCGTACTTCAGCAGGTTGTCCACTTCGCTGTAGCCCGGATAAGGCCGGTCGAAGTCCGACCCCGCTCGTACCACCGCCAAGCGTTGAATATCCACTAACCCTTCGCGGCTGGCGCGCAGCAGTGCTTCATAGGTGGAGTTGTCCTCCTGCTGGGTGGTGCAGTACTCGCCTTTGTTGTCGGTGAGCAGCTTGGTCCAGACTTCGGCGCGTTCACTCAGGCGTGTGCCGGAGAACCAGGTATTGCCCGCCAGGGTGTCGCAGCGCGTGACCTGCGGCGGTTGATTGGCCGGGGCGGCCGGGTAGTGTTTGCGCCAGGCAGCGGATTCCTTGCTTTCGCTCAACTTAACCTGGTGCGACAGGGCAAACGCCTTGGCCTGCAACTTGGGGTTGAGCTCAAACACTTCGGTCTTGTAGTCCAGCGGCGGCTTTTCGTTCGGGCCTTTGGTGTTGATGCCGATGTAACCGGTCGGCCAATCCTTTGGCGCGTCCCGCGAGTCCAGTTCCCACTGCGTGCCGAACTCCACCAGATAGTGAGCCCAGGCCGCAGTGCCGATGGTGCCATGCTTGGGGCTGATGCCGGCGATCCCGGCGATCAGGAAGTAGCTCTGGCGCAAGTCGAACTTGGGCGACAAGGCCAGCGCCAGGGTCGACGCGGCGGCATTGGTCTGGCCCATGCCGGTCACCAGCAGGCAGACGTCCTGGGTGTTGCAGCGGATTACCGGGTATTCGGCAGAAAGGCCCGGTACGCGGACTTCCTGCTTGAGTTCCAGGCGATCGATCCAGGTCTGTGCCTCGGGGGCGAACATGGTGATCAGCATCACCTTGGGCTTGATAGGCGCATCCGCCAACACCACAGGGGATAGCAGGGCCAGGCCGACGGCCAGCGAGAGACGGGTAAACAGTTTCATCCAAAGCTCCTTGATCAGAATTGATAACCGACGCCGGCGTAGTAACCCCAGCCGTCCGAACGGGCGCGGAAGTTGCCTTCGCCAAAATTCAACTCGCTGCCGTCCTCCCAGTTGCCGCCGTTGTGAAAGTAGCGACCGACCAGGGTGAAGCGCAGGTGGGTGAACGAGTACAGCAGCACGTTGGTTGCCACCAGGGAATTGGCGGTGCGCGCCGGGTTGTCCTTGTGCAGGTCCGAGCCGAAATCGTAGTTGGTAAAGCCGATGTAGGTCAGCGAGGCACCGTTGTCGAAGCTGCTGATGGGCACGATGTATTTCATTTGCGCACGGTAGCCGTCCCACGAGTATTCATTGCTGGCACCATAGTTTTCCCACTGATAACGCCCGTAGAAATTCGCCGACAGGTTGACCCGCGAGTGAGTCTCGATTTCGGTGCCCAGGCCGCTGTACAGCGTGTTGGCGCGGTTGGCCTGGTTGCTGCCGTGGTCGTAGATCCAGTCGAACGCCACATACCATTCCTTGAACGGCCCGATGGCCAGGCTGCGGCCCGCCAGGTAGTCGATGGAGATGCGCGGCTCGTGCTCCATGAACACTGGCGAGCCATGGTCCCACGCGCCTTTGTCATTGCTGTTACCGATGCCGAGGATCTTGGGCACGTCGATGTAGCCATACAGCTCGAACGGCCCCTTGCGGCCGAAGTACTCGTATTCCAGGTAGATGTCGTCGGACGGCTTGGGGCCGAAGCTGATGTCTTTGCTGCCGATAAGTGTCAGGTCCTGATTGAACCAGTCTGACAGGTAAGCGCCTTTTTTCGTCGGGCTGGCTTCCGGGCTCAGGGTTTCGCCCTGTGCTGAGTCATCGACGGGGTTTTCCTGCGCCAAAATGGGTGCGCTGAGTACTCCCGTAACGACAGCCAGTAGCAGGGAAACACCAAGGGCGCAGGGGTGCCTTGAAGTGGAATGCATTGAAAATCCCTATTCGTACGCGGTTTGAACCCAATTCTTCGGGTCGTGGTGAACTTGGCTGGCAAGTTCGTCCCGCAAACGTTTGCACAGGCTGTACCAACTTTGTCTATTGGCTTGAATAAGCAGGGAAAAAGCGTGATTAATCGACCTTTTGGTCAGAATTGACTGGGTGTCATTGTGTCGAGGCGATTGAACAGATGCATCGCGGTTTCCCGGCGGTATTCGCTCGGCGTCTGCTGCATCTCGATGCGAAAGTGCCGGTTGAAATTGGACAGATTGGCG
Proteins encoded in this region:
- a CDS encoding monovalent cation:proton antiporter-2 (CPA2) family protein yields the protein MPHEGNLLQAAVVFLLAAVLTVPLAKRLQLGAVLGYLFAGVIIGPSVLGLVGNPQSVAQFSELGVVLLLFIIGLELSPKRLWVMRKAVFGVGLAQVLLTGLVMGAVALWLFGQSWNSAIVLGLGLALSSTAFGLQSLAERKELNQPHGRLAFAILLFQDIAAIPLIAMVPLLAGSDHPTTEAQGLQHVLQILGSIAVVIIGGRYLLRPVFRVVAKTGLREVSTATALLVVIGTAWLMELVGVSMALGAFLAGLLLADSEYRHELESQIEPFKGLLLGLFFISVGMGANLSLLLSSPLLVIGLTLLLIGLKLPLLYAVGRLVGDLNRESALRLGVVLAAGGEFAFVVFKIGRDQGLFEPHLYDVLVLTITLSMAVTPLLLLVCPKLFKPKVKPVEVPEEYRTIESDAPRVVIAGMGRMGQIVARILRAQNISFIALDTSVETIELTRSFGGMPVFYGDPQRPEILHAAKVDQAEFFVIAMDDPEINIKTAELVRNLYPHMKIIARARNRQHVHRLVDLDASPVRETFYSSLEMSRRTLVGLGLTQAQADARITRFKNHDLQVLAAQHAVYDDAAKVMQTAQEARAELARLFEMDRLEEESDKV
- a CDS encoding EamA family transporter, coding for MLKKHLALAILVTLVWGLNFPITKLGLRGIDPFVLTGIRFALAALPLVFFIRRPAVHFAYVAAYGVIFGLGMWGVINYGIQIGVSPGIASLIIQLSVFFTLGWGVVLFNETLRDAQLVGAGLTLLGLAGIVVTQEGSHAVLGVMLIVLSALAWSVGNVIIKRSGVKEIFAFMVWASLFPPIPLFLMAWWMHGNAAFESLPAHLDATAIGSILFQVYLATHFAYWGWNSLLKAYPVSTVAPLSLLIPVFGIASSMLIIGERVSWLELVSMAVILVGLGVGLYRWPVKRKPGTGPGSLQ
- a CDS encoding helix-turn-helix transcriptional regulator, producing the protein MIPTFTHDDPEAVVTLHEYASGTVFARHAHSRGQFAYASTGAMKMFTDLGNWVVPPQRAIWVPGGVPHEMHMRGDVVMLNTYLSDAAARRAGLQGHCQVFEVSPLLRHLLEAALAIDPAAGPSVRQHCVLTLLVDEIGAMPELPLSAPLPLEPRLARACQRFLDAPTQTIALDTMAEWSSMSRRTFTRQFLEHTGMTFVAWRQQVCLLEATARLSHGASITDVALALGFSSSSAFTSVFRRNVGEAPARYLAKSRAAALF
- a CDS encoding DUF726 domain-containing protein, with translation MQHQWDEMHRTRKPTFVLCGEPQGDVLNLYVHGYSAFFNRQQLGNFKAQLASIEGSTNVMLFWPAGHFLENLFAPFKEVIAAMLGGGGLGAATVGVGKAIAYFLDHYKSVEARVDEVAQTLLPELANFLHAEALPVRRINLIGHSLGARILVKSLLASPEVARELPLNHLLLMGGAICTSSPWDQVSAPLQGRLINCHSSKDWALAIKPDNERCIGRYAIPLTPALKPKVTNVHLATFDHAAYWPQLKTVVQYTDLLQERRGMIRADQRSSEVRFAEEDAELFPALVQARPDELKFLAELMAQKRSASIDASVREPLKLAIELQRMGGDSFMNLARGHGVGYRQIAEDVAQRLGIKFDQPVATVALADIEAQVAQQLIEQYKGKLNSADRQAFDAELKAAAQKEQGLFNRFDMGRSATTALSGTALAGLTGFILRRGAATAIPLVGQALAAAMLLVSGVRAFSGPAYSITTLAVLVVGVIRQRMEREALNQEMDLVVQVVEAFDLPRDTVMRTVASDC
- a CDS encoding Nramp family divalent metal transporter, with the translated sequence MKFSLPKIATAPFCPPEVAGSVAVDPKASFFKRMLMFAGPGLLISIGYMDPGNWATAIEAGSRYGYSLLFVVLLASLAGMAVQCLCSRLGIATGKDLAQLCRERYSRRSARTQWALAEISIIATDLAEVLGCALAFHLLLGVSLTTGIVITAFDTLLILALQNRGFRRLEAIMLALVATIGVCFFIELVLIKPYWPDVFSGFTPSLSAISDAAPLYLAIGILGATVMPHNLYLHTSIVQTRLIGKDLASKQDAVKLARIDTIGSLALALLVNAAILTLAAAAFYKSGHTDVVEIQDAYHLLDPLVGGAFASILFGIALLASGQSSTFTGTIAGQVIMEGYLNLRIPCWQRRLITRGLALIPAFLGVWLMGDAAIGKLLILSQVVLSLQLPFALFPLIRMTGDKQLMGPFVNRLPTRVLAWFLFTVISGANAWLIGQWLF
- a CDS encoding LysR family transcriptional regulator, whose protein sequence is MGLNELSFKALRLFVAVLDHGSFSEVARRESLAPSSISRQIQLMEHALGQQLLYRHTRAVSPTEAGRLLGHHARLLLEQLETAGQALQEQESEPSGLVRINAPMVFGQRHLSPWLGELCRRYPKLQLDIQQTDTYVDPLQDGTDLLFRIGVLNNSGMQARIFAPQRFRIAASPAYLARHGTPQHPDELVHHQCLAYKGITGQQRWFFRRAGSDWTPYSVKGPITGNHADTLTHAAEQGLGLVVFPSWLIGEGLRAGTLQAVLSEYEVATTLEPQQIAALWPGSRRLSLKVRTVIDYFVECFGTVPYWDR
- a CDS encoding DMT family transporter translates to MQASSIEGVASARPKHNLLRLLLLPLVILAGMGLSVEAGLLGPLGQQVGHLWATLSIFGVGSAILYVLLLFSGPQKGPALADLPRWQLIGGFLGPMYVVVLTLATPHIGIAMTMVAILSGQVGKSVLIDHFGWFGTARKRVNGERWIALALIVVALVLIARG